One Eubacterium sp. AB3007 genomic window, TGTTGTACGCACTCAGCATTGACTGCCTGCGAAGACGATCCCTAAGATAGTCGTTGAACACGATGTGATAACTTCCTATCAGTCCTGCCAGATTGAAGGTCTTGGAAGGCGCATAGAAAGCTATCGTCCGCTGCCTGGCATCCTCCGAGAGCATCTGCAGCGGAATATGCTGATTCCCACGCAACGTCAGATCCGACCAGATCTCGTCTGAGATCACATACACATCATTCCGTTGGAATATCTCAAAAGCCCGCTCCAACTCAGCCCTGCTCCATACCCGACCGGTAGGATTATGGGGCGAACAGAAAATCACCGTATGAATGTGATATTTCCGAATCTTCGCTTCCATATCCTCGTAATCCATCCGCCAGATTCCCTCTGCGTCTTTGACGAGATCGCTGCTGATCAGATGGTACCCGGCCATGCTCACTTCCTCCAGATAGCCCACATAGGTAGGTGCGTGCACCAGCACGTTATCTCCCGAAGAACAAAGCACCTCCAGCGCGCTGAGTATGCCGCCCATCACACCGTTCTGGTACCCGATGTGCTTCGGTTCCAACCCCTTCATCCCATATCGGATGCTCTGCCAGCGAAGGATGCTGTCAAAATACTCCTTTCGGGGCACAAAATATCCGA contains:
- a CDS encoding MalY/PatB family protein, coding for MSPKFDFTSILDRRGMDAIAVAPEEDPYGIAPKGTIREGYDLIPMWVADMNFPTVPTISEEIIHRAQHPAFGYFVPRKEYFDSILRWQSIRYGMKGLEPKHIGYQNGVMGGILSALEVLCSSGDNVLVHAPTYVGYLEEVSMAGYHLISSDLVKDAEGIWRMDYEDMEAKIRKYHIHTVIFCSPHNPTGRVWSRAELERAFEIFQRNDVYVISDEIWSDLTLRGNQHIPLQMLSEDARQRTIAFYAPSKTFNLAGLIGSYHIVFNDYLRDRLRRQSMLSAYNNMNVLSMYALIGGYKSEGAEWVDELQQVLTKNIDYAVDHIRARYEGVEVSRPEGTYMLLLDCGDWLKTRRWTLDDLLLAGVERGVLWQDGRQFHREDAIRMNLALPFSRVEEAFRRLDEVFL